A segment of the Mercurialis annua linkage group LG4, ddMerAnnu1.2, whole genome shotgun sequence genome:
GGCCTTTGCCAGGTGTCAATGAATGACTGTGCTCTTTTACAAATTTTGTTACAACCCATTTACCAGAGGTAACTTTTCTCACCAAAATCATTGCCCTGCAGCCAACCCTAGTCTCAGCACGCTGTCTTACAATTTTTTCACGCTTATCAGGCATTCTAAAGCCTTCTTTGTTACAAACCAGTGCCCTACCAATAGCAGTTCCATCACGCCTTGACCGGGAGAGTTTACTTACACGGATGATAAATCCCGCACGAGTTGCATAAGCATTGTAAAATGCATGTGCTGCAGCTTCAGATTCAAACT
Coding sequences within it:
- the LOC126679200 gene encoding protein FAR1-RELATED SEQUENCE 5 isoform X2; this translates as MEFGINGDANSLMVETVEVDSSRAGDESGIGVSSCEGDFQEDEDDKLDIELFNKDKIGDEVPYVAAVPADEPFVGQEFESEAAAHAFYNAYATRAGFIIRVSKLSRSRRDGTAIGRALVCNKEGFRMPDKREKIVRQRAETRVGCRAMILVRKVTSGKWVVTKFVKEHSHSLTPGKGRRDCIYDQYPNERRGTLT